One Lacunisphaera limnophila DNA window includes the following coding sequences:
- the chrA gene encoding chromate efflux transporter — MPPRPSVLEIFLVALRLGCTSFGGPVAHLAFFRKEYVEKRRWLDEVHYADLVALCQFLPGPASSQTSFGIGYLQRGLAGGLAAWLGFTLPSALLMIAFALGVTALGDLGAAGWLKGLKAAAVAVVAQAVWAMSKTLCPDWPRRVLTLAAAALLLWLPFAWSQIAVIGAGAIAGLAFLRNPAAHRENAEERKHGKSDSALPSFRVSAICLVLFFGLLLGLPVLAGLSNRPALDLFDRFYRAGSLVFGGGHVVLPLLEREVVAPGWVTPNQFLAGYGAAQAVPGPLFSLAAYLGAVTTHGPGGISGGCWALLAVFLPALLLVAGALPFWQTLRGRPAAQAAMRGANAAVVGVLLAALIHPVGTLGLVDARSTALAVATFVLLQRTRVPVWAVIGGAALAGAAFM; from the coding sequence ATGCCGCCCCGTCCGTCCGTGCTGGAAATCTTCCTGGTCGCATTGCGACTCGGCTGCACGTCGTTCGGCGGACCGGTGGCGCACCTGGCATTTTTCCGCAAGGAATACGTGGAGAAACGCCGCTGGCTCGACGAGGTCCACTACGCCGACCTCGTGGCGCTCTGCCAGTTCCTGCCCGGACCCGCCAGCAGCCAGACCAGCTTCGGCATCGGCTACCTGCAGCGAGGCCTCGCGGGCGGTCTGGCGGCGTGGCTCGGGTTCACGCTGCCCTCGGCACTGCTGATGATCGCCTTCGCCCTCGGCGTCACGGCTCTCGGCGACCTCGGTGCCGCCGGCTGGCTGAAGGGACTGAAGGCCGCGGCGGTGGCGGTGGTGGCCCAGGCGGTGTGGGCCATGAGCAAGACGCTCTGCCCCGACTGGCCGCGCCGCGTCCTGACCCTGGCCGCCGCGGCCCTGCTGCTTTGGCTCCCCTTCGCCTGGAGCCAGATCGCGGTGATCGGGGCGGGGGCCATCGCGGGGCTGGCCTTTCTGCGCAATCCCGCCGCCCATCGCGAAAACGCGGAAGAGCGGAAACACGGAAAATCCGATTCCGCGCTTCCGTCCTTCCGCGTATCCGCGATTTGCCTCGTTCTTTTCTTCGGGCTGCTGCTCGGACTGCCGGTGCTGGCCGGCCTGTCCAACCGTCCCGCCCTCGACCTCTTCGACCGCTTCTATCGCGCCGGCTCGCTCGTCTTCGGTGGCGGCCATGTGGTGCTGCCGTTGCTGGAACGCGAGGTGGTGGCGCCCGGCTGGGTGACGCCGAACCAGTTCCTCGCCGGCTACGGCGCAGCTCAGGCCGTGCCCGGCCCGCTCTTCTCGCTCGCGGCCTATCTCGGCGCGGTGACGACCCACGGACCGGGCGGAATCTCCGGCGGATGCTGGGCGCTGCTGGCGGTTTTTTTGCCGGCTCTGCTGCTGGTGGCGGGCGCGCTGCCCTTCTGGCAAACCCTGCGCGGCCGGCCGGCGGCGCAGGCCGCGATGCGCGGCGCCAACGCCGCGGTCGTGGGCGTGCTGCTCGCCGCGCTCATCCACCCGGTCGGCACGCTGGGGTTGGTCGACGCCCGCAGCACCGCGCTCGCCGTGGCCACCTTCGTCCTCCTGCAACGGACGCGCGTGCCGGTCTGGGCCGTGATCGGCGGCGCCGCCTTGGCGGGCGCCGCCTTCATGTAG
- a CDS encoding DUF2478 domain-containing protein, translating into MSEASVHAAAPIPSLLIAVTGGPGASKTSVLAELAAGQLARGLRVEGILALAGRRRQPGQGAEEYWLRLIGTDQELSWAIRDESLIPPYYFEPETERKLHAWAERLAALPPTPLLILDEFGKLELMGRGLLPVWKKLAGARPQIVVIALRADLVRPIEDLLGRKFDLCLAAAAPDTLPRLLRTTEDFGEWTRLGLVGGAAGGLEMTVGAMLHAARIPARGLVMSSLQGAMMTFAGFGLTQPGRVIWVPFISAGLKALSPAGSRVRPMIAICAQGLLYGGTVQLLGWNALAVTLGGALIGAWSALQGLLLQYLFLGEELIRAYDSTVLWLAGEWGVTAPSLPWVMGAWAGLCALCAGGVAATAWKLRAPPAALRRIIEREKAGAAAGTRRVGGRWREFTHWQFWLPLLLVSGILLAAGRSWESIAWLALRFVAVGFLLMTLVSCLRPARWADYLRKLGWWGPALALGGALRRREAPKE; encoded by the coding sequence ATGTCTGAAGCCTCCGTCCACGCGGCTGCGCCCATTCCCAGCCTCCTGATCGCCGTCACCGGCGGACCGGGGGCCAGCAAGACCAGTGTTCTCGCGGAGCTGGCCGCGGGTCAGCTGGCCCGCGGGCTCCGCGTCGAGGGCATCCTGGCCCTCGCCGGCCGCCGCCGCCAGCCCGGCCAGGGCGCCGAGGAATACTGGCTCCGCCTGATCGGCACCGACCAGGAACTGAGCTGGGCGATCCGCGACGAATCGCTCATTCCGCCGTACTACTTCGAGCCCGAGACCGAGCGGAAGCTCCATGCCTGGGCGGAGCGGCTCGCGGCCCTGCCGCCCACCCCGCTCTTGATTCTCGACGAATTTGGCAAACTCGAGCTCATGGGCCGCGGGCTCCTGCCCGTGTGGAAAAAACTGGCCGGGGCCCGGCCGCAAATCGTGGTGATCGCGCTGCGCGCGGATCTCGTCAGGCCGATCGAGGACCTGCTGGGCCGGAAATTCGACCTGTGCCTCGCCGCGGCCGCACCCGACACCCTGCCGCGCCTGCTGCGCACGACCGAGGACTTCGGCGAGTGGACGCGGCTCGGCCTGGTCGGCGGCGCGGCCGGCGGCCTCGAGATGACCGTGGGCGCGATGCTCCATGCGGCCCGGATCCCCGCCCGCGGCCTGGTGATGAGCAGCCTGCAGGGGGCGATGATGACCTTCGCCGGCTTCGGCCTGACGCAACCGGGCCGCGTGATCTGGGTCCCGTTCATCTCCGCCGGCCTGAAGGCGCTCTCGCCGGCCGGCAGCCGCGTGCGACCCATGATCGCGATCTGTGCCCAGGGTCTGCTCTATGGCGGGACCGTGCAGCTGCTGGGCTGGAATGCTCTCGCCGTGACGCTCGGCGGCGCGCTGATCGGCGCGTGGTCCGCCCTGCAGGGCTTGCTCCTCCAATACCTTTTTCTTGGTGAGGAACTCATCCGCGCCTACGACTCCACCGTGCTATGGCTGGCCGGCGAGTGGGGCGTGACCGCCCCGAGTCTGCCCTGGGTCATGGGTGCATGGGCGGGCTTGTGCGCCCTCTGCGCCGGTGGGGTCGCCGCCACCGCCTGGAAACTGCGCGCTCCGCCCGCGGCGCTGCGCCGGATCATCGAACGCGAGAAGGCCGGAGCCGCCGCCGGCACCCGCCGCGTGGGCGGGCGCTGGCGCGAATTCACCCACTGGCAGTTCTGGCTGCCGTTGCTGCTGGTCAGCGGCATTCTGCTCGCTGCCGGACGCTCCTGGGAAAGCATCGCCTGGCTGGCGCTGCGCTTCGTCGCCGTGGGGTTCCTGCTGATGACGCTGGTCTCGTGTCTGCGCCCGGCCCGCTGGGCGGACTACCTGCGCAAGCTGGGCTGGTGGGGCCCGGCGCTCGCGCTGGGTGGCGCTTTGCGCCGGCGCGAGGCGCCCAAGGAATAG
- a CDS encoding DUF481 domain-containing protein has protein sequence MKPTVPSVLAALFLLMGLAPAGRADRVELADGSVVQGRLVSIEGGKLKVETRFAGVITIAQAEVTALATEEPLNINRADGTTALARLDGTPATPADIAAAWRQGAESPAGRLSREMAEKARRKWSFEASVAASGRTGVREKFNAAFGFKATLASSRDRLILSLAAERANDRGVTTADRDFGGVDYSVFFSPDYGWYVRTSLEKDQIRSIDLRSNTAFGFSRKLVRKGPLDLQFRFGASYLYEQYASNADFDSPGLDLAFLSTYSFEKARLNSTLTYTPAFEEFSNYRLRHEASLELPLTAALWKLKVGMTNEYLSRPKGNTEKLDTTYLTSLILSWR, from the coding sequence ATGAAGCCTACCGTTCCTTCCGTCCTGGCCGCCCTGTTCCTTCTCATGGGCCTCGCGCCGGCGGGCCGGGCGGACCGGGTCGAGCTGGCGGACGGGTCGGTCGTCCAAGGCCGGTTGGTCTCGATCGAAGGGGGCAAGCTCAAGGTGGAGACCCGGTTTGCCGGGGTCATCACGATCGCCCAGGCGGAGGTGACGGCGCTGGCCACGGAGGAGCCGCTGAACATCAACCGCGCCGACGGCACCACCGCCCTCGCCCGGCTGGACGGCACCCCGGCCACTCCGGCGGACATTGCAGCGGCGTGGCGGCAGGGCGCGGAGAGCCCCGCCGGGCGGTTGTCGCGTGAGATGGCGGAGAAGGCCCGGCGCAAGTGGTCCTTCGAGGCCTCCGTCGCCGCGTCCGGCCGCACCGGCGTGCGCGAGAAATTCAACGCCGCCTTCGGCTTCAAGGCCACGCTCGCCAGTTCCCGGGACCGCCTGATCCTGTCCCTCGCCGCCGAGCGGGCCAATGACCGCGGCGTGACCACCGCGGACCGCGACTTTGGCGGGGTGGATTACTCGGTGTTTTTCTCCCCGGACTACGGCTGGTACGTGCGGACCTCGCTGGAGAAGGACCAGATCCGGTCGATCGACCTGCGCTCGAACACGGCCTTCGGCTTCAGCCGCAAGCTCGTGCGGAAGGGGCCGCTCGACCTGCAGTTCCGTTTTGGCGCGAGCTACCTGTATGAGCAATACGCGTCCAATGCCGATTTCGACTCACCCGGCCTGGACCTGGCTTTCCTCAGCACGTACAGCTTCGAGAAGGCGCGGCTCAACAGCACGCTGACCTACACGCCGGCCTTCGAGGAGTTCTCCAATTACCGCCTGCGGCACGAAGCGAGTCTGGAGCTGCCCCTCACCGCGGCGCTGTGGAAACTCAAGGTCGGCATGACCAACGAGTACCTGAGCCGGCCGAAGGGCAACACCGAGAAGCTCGACACCACCTACCTGACGAGCCTGATCCTGAGCTGGCGCTGA
- a CDS encoding DUF481 domain-containing protein translates to MHTSSFRKLIGLLTGVLLVGTACADRIELVDGSVVLGKVVSAEAGKFNVETDFAGTIVIAQQKIRTFTTTEAVHVQLAGGSTVLGTVQAADAGIAVVANDGQMSAGTATVAALWRPGADSPETRLLKEEVAKAQRKWAYEAAVAINGRTGASEKFAGAVGLKATLESAQDKLIFVIQAEKAEDNGVETANRQLAGADYSSFFSASNVWYARTSVEKDSIKALDLRSSTAFGLGRKLIKKEQQDLELRFGLSYLYETYANGSKFDSPGLDVAFIHSYKFENGLMNNSLSYTPTFKDFANYRLRHETTYELPLTASLWKLRTGIINDYTSIPQPGVERLDTLYFTSLILNWK, encoded by the coding sequence ATGCACACATCATCATTCCGTAAACTTATCGGCCTCCTGACCGGTGTCCTTCTGGTGGGCACCGCTTGCGCCGACCGTATCGAGCTCGTCGACGGCTCCGTCGTCCTGGGCAAGGTGGTCTCGGCCGAGGCCGGCAAGTTCAACGTCGAAACTGATTTCGCCGGCACGATCGTCATCGCGCAGCAGAAGATCCGGACCTTCACGACCACCGAGGCCGTGCACGTCCAGCTTGCCGGGGGCAGCACGGTGCTCGGCACGGTGCAGGCCGCCGACGCGGGCATCGCCGTTGTGGCCAATGACGGCCAGATGAGCGCCGGCACCGCCACGGTCGCGGCGCTCTGGCGCCCCGGTGCGGACAGCCCGGAGACCCGCCTGCTCAAGGAAGAGGTGGCCAAGGCGCAGCGCAAGTGGGCCTACGAGGCCGCGGTCGCGATCAACGGCCGCACGGGGGCCAGCGAGAAGTTCGCCGGCGCTGTGGGCCTGAAGGCCACCCTGGAGAGCGCCCAGGACAAGCTGATCTTCGTGATCCAGGCCGAGAAGGCCGAGGACAACGGGGTCGAGACGGCCAATCGCCAGCTGGCCGGCGCCGATTATTCGTCGTTCTTCTCCGCGTCGAACGTCTGGTACGCCCGCACCTCCGTCGAGAAGGACTCCATCAAGGCCCTCGACCTCCGCTCCTCCACGGCTTTCGGTCTGGGCCGCAAGCTGATCAAGAAGGAGCAGCAGGATCTCGAGCTGCGCTTCGGTTTGAGCTACCTGTACGAGACCTACGCGAACGGGTCCAAGTTTGACTCCCCCGGTCTCGATGTGGCGTTCATCCACAGCTACAAGTTCGAGAACGGCCTGATGAACAACTCGCTGAGCTACACCCCGACCTTCAAGGATTTTGCCAACTACCGCCTGCGCCACGAGACGACCTACGAGCTGCCGCTCACGGCCTCGCTGTGGAAGCTGCGCACGGGCATCATCAACGATTACACCAGCATCCCGCAGCCCGGCGTGGAGCGGCTCGATACGCTCTACTTCACGAGCCTGATCCTGAACTGGAAATAA
- a CDS encoding TIGR02466 family protein, with the protein MPTRAWFPTLIYHQPLLSAGLDRFNTALADECRSLRDYDAAGRRWSEKNYPGGYTSYASLNQLHKFSSTFAGLERKLTAHVRKYAAQLDMDLRGRTVAMTDFWVNIMPEHAAHSLHLHPLSFISGTYYVATPRGCPGLKFEDPRLSRFMAAPPKTATARPANRPHITYPAKAGHVILFESWLRHEVAANRTSAERISVSFNYNWS; encoded by the coding sequence ATGCCGACCCGCGCCTGGTTCCCCACCCTGATTTATCACCAACCCCTGCTGTCCGCGGGGCTCGACCGGTTCAACACCGCCCTGGCCGACGAATGCCGCAGCCTGCGGGACTACGATGCCGCGGGCCGGCGCTGGTCGGAAAAAAATTACCCGGGCGGCTACACCTCCTACGCCTCCCTCAATCAGTTGCACAAGTTCTCCTCCACCTTCGCCGGGCTGGAACGCAAGCTCACCGCCCACGTGCGGAAGTACGCCGCCCAACTCGACATGGACCTGCGCGGCCGGACCGTGGCGATGACCGATTTCTGGGTGAACATCATGCCGGAACATGCCGCGCACAGCCTGCACCTGCACCCGTTGTCGTTCATCAGCGGCACCTACTATGTGGCCACCCCGCGCGGTTGCCCCGGCTTGAAGTTCGAGGATCCGCGCCTGAGCCGGTTCATGGCCGCGCCCCCCAAGACCGCCACCGCGCGGCCCGCCAACCGGCCGCACATCACCTATCCGGCCAAAGCCGGCCACGTCATTCTCTTCGAAAGCTGGTTGCGGCACGAGGTCGCCGCGAACCGCACCTCCGCGGAACGCATTAGCGTCAGTTTCAACTACAACTGGAGCTGA
- a CDS encoding NAD(P)H-binding protein translates to MPTAFIAGASGQVGRRLLDQLLAAPEYDRVVSLGRRPLAVTHPKLVQVSADFAALEGVLEDWRGEDAFCCLGTTIRQAGSREAFRAVDHAAVLAFAWAAQRQGARRFFVVTALGADPASRNFYLRVKGETEAALAVLGFDTLAIFQPSLLLARRREFRLGEKVLAAVLWLAEPLLVGRFRPYRAIRTEAVARAMLRCSFGRGAQGLLVFPSDEIEDLGGFGP, encoded by the coding sequence ATGCCCACTGCCTTTATCGCCGGGGCCAGCGGCCAGGTTGGTCGCCGGCTGCTGGACCAGCTGCTCGCCGCGCCGGAATATGACCGCGTCGTCTCGCTCGGGCGGCGCCCGCTGGCGGTGACCCACCCGAAGCTGGTGCAGGTGTCGGCGGATTTCGCCGCCCTCGAGGGGGTCCTGGAGGACTGGCGGGGGGAGGACGCGTTTTGCTGCCTGGGTACGACGATCCGGCAGGCGGGTTCGCGCGAGGCGTTTCGCGCCGTCGATCACGCGGCCGTGCTGGCCTTCGCGTGGGCGGCGCAGCGGCAGGGCGCGCGGCGGTTTTTCGTGGTCACGGCGCTCGGGGCGGATCCGGCGTCGCGGAACTTCTACCTCCGGGTGAAGGGGGAGACCGAGGCGGCGCTGGCGGTGCTGGGTTTTGACACGCTGGCGATTTTCCAGCCGAGCCTGCTGCTCGCCCGGCGGCGTGAATTTCGTCTTGGGGAAAAGGTGCTGGCCGCGGTCCTGTGGCTGGCCGAGCCGCTGTTGGTGGGCCGGTTCCGGCCCTACCGTGCGATCCGGACGGAGGCGGTCGCGCGGGCGATGCTGCGTTGTTCCTTCGGCCGCGGAGCCCAGGGGTTGCTGGTTTTTCCCTCGGACGAGATCGAGGATCTCGGTGGTTTCGGGCCCTGA
- a CDS encoding PEP-CTERM sorting domain-containing protein, translating into MNTLRCGSYALCLLIHVNLSAQWSATVLNPEGTNFSSANGVNAGYQAGYITVEGANHAAIWTGTAGSVVDIHPTSGAILSYVNAVSSNQQGGSINATTGPSVQASLWSGTAGSHVSLSPAGYDGWSIVRAMSETQQGGYVSYAASLGFQYAALWTGTAGSFVNLHPGDIYTTGSSVYAMSSSQQAGIGRVSGGWRRAVLWSGSAESVVYLHASGPTSLAESGVYAMTDSAQGGFVNLTGGDSQNHAAIWFGDPDSRVDLHPTGATRSEILAMAGGFQAGFVDNQAAVWTGSEASYLNLHSYVTSLLGSDFTQSSIKGAYLDAGTLNLVGSASDPTHSLTYAMLWTMAIPEPSTYGLAIGLVTLGLVLWRKRHGPAAQGRGN; encoded by the coding sequence ATGAATACCCTTCGTTGCGGTTCGTATGCTTTGTGCCTGCTCATCCACGTAAACCTGTCCGCTCAGTGGAGCGCGACCGTGTTGAACCCTGAGGGGACTAACTTCTCCTCCGCCAACGGGGTCAATGCCGGATACCAGGCAGGTTATATCACCGTGGAGGGCGCCAATCATGCCGCGATCTGGACCGGGACCGCCGGGTCGGTGGTGGATATCCATCCCACGAGCGGCGCCATCCTCTCATATGTGAATGCCGTCAGCTCAAACCAACAGGGCGGATCCATCAATGCCACCACGGGGCCTTCAGTCCAGGCCTCGCTTTGGTCCGGCACCGCGGGTAGTCATGTCAGCCTCAGCCCGGCAGGATATGACGGATGGTCCATAGTGCGTGCGATGAGCGAAACGCAGCAAGGCGGCTACGTTTCCTATGCTGCCAGCCTGGGATTTCAGTACGCCGCACTTTGGACAGGCACCGCAGGCAGTTTTGTGAATCTTCACCCGGGAGACATCTACACCACCGGTTCGTCCGTCTACGCCATGTCCTCCTCCCAGCAGGCGGGCATCGGCCGGGTGAGCGGTGGTTGGCGCCGCGCCGTTCTGTGGTCAGGGAGCGCGGAGAGCGTGGTGTATCTACACGCCTCCGGCCCGACATCCCTGGCAGAGTCCGGCGTCTATGCCATGACCGATTCGGCCCAGGGTGGCTTTGTGAATCTTACTGGTGGTGACTCGCAAAACCACGCGGCGATCTGGTTTGGCGATCCCGACAGCCGGGTCGACCTGCACCCAACCGGGGCTACCCGATCAGAAATTCTTGCGATGGCTGGCGGTTTCCAAGCGGGCTTTGTGGACAATCAAGCCGCGGTCTGGACTGGCAGCGAAGCGAGCTACCTGAATCTGCACAGTTACGTGACCTCCCTCCTGGGTTCGGATTTCACCCAATCCAGTATCAAAGGGGCCTATCTTGACGCCGGCACCCTTAATCTCGTGGGATCCGCCTCGGATCCCACACACTCGCTGACTTATGCCATGCTGTGGACGATGGCGATCCCGGAGCCCTCGACTTATGGCCTCGCCATCGGGCTGGTAACCCTGGGCCTGGTCCTGTGGCGCAAGCGGCACGGGCCAGCAGCTCAGGGGCGCGGAAATTGA
- a CDS encoding diacylglycerol kinase encodes MSEPIPPPEAKRRDFRNFFQSVGYALEGFRAALKHEPSFREDLLFMAVLTPLAVILPVNAVSTAVMIFSLFLIVIAELLNSAIEWTIDDISLAKRPFAKRAKDMGSAAVFLAYINCIVVWGVILYSNWNRIATLEFLKWPPPFLP; translated from the coding sequence GTGAGCGAGCCAATCCCCCCGCCCGAGGCCAAGCGTCGCGACTTCCGAAATTTCTTCCAGTCGGTCGGCTACGCCCTGGAGGGATTCCGCGCCGCGCTCAAGCACGAGCCCTCGTTCCGCGAGGACCTGCTCTTCATGGCGGTCCTCACCCCGCTGGCCGTCATTCTGCCGGTCAACGCCGTCTCCACGGCAGTGATGATCTTCTCACTCTTCCTCATCGTCATCGCCGAGCTGCTGAACTCAGCCATCGAGTGGACGATCGACGATATCTCCCTCGCCAAGCGCCCGTTCGCCAAGCGCGCCAAGGACATGGGCAGCGCGGCGGTCTTCCTCGCCTACATCAACTGCATCGTGGTGTGGGGCGTTATTCTCTACTCCAACTGGAATCGCATCGCGACCCTCGAGTTCCTGAAGTGGCCGCCGCCATTCCTGCCCTAA
- a CDS encoding alpha/beta hydrolase → MKSLVLAAALLATCPGGAADLPDPLPAMETRPYKHVAGRDLSVDIFRPGPAHPAAGRPAIAFFHGGGWVFGQPAEFHAACRRYARLGFVTFAFSYRLSIKPDGTYPHPDITLVESVKDARSAVRWLRTNAADLGIDPARIVVAGQSAGGELAWATALCDAVNEATDDPAVSPRPDALLLYSSNYNTMEVWADLIMDRRRAEIWSVSPYHNLKAGLPPALAFHGTKDSQVPYFSVQLFATRTRELGNAFELVTFEGRDHYLGEGHAEYARYFDDAILERTDAFLRQLGFMPGPR, encoded by the coding sequence ATGAAATCGCTCGTCCTTGCCGCGGCGCTCCTCGCGACCTGCCCGGGCGGGGCGGCCGACCTGCCCGATCCCCTGCCCGCCATGGAGACCCGTCCCTACAAACACGTGGCCGGCCGCGATCTGTCGGTCGATATCTTCCGGCCCGGTCCCGCCCACCCCGCGGCCGGGCGGCCCGCCATCGCCTTCTTCCACGGCGGGGGCTGGGTCTTCGGCCAGCCGGCCGAGTTCCACGCCGCCTGCCGGCGCTATGCCCGCCTGGGCTTCGTCACCTTCGCCTTCTCCTACCGCCTGTCGATCAAGCCGGACGGCACCTATCCCCATCCCGACATCACCCTCGTCGAGTCGGTCAAGGACGCCCGCTCTGCCGTCCGCTGGCTCCGGACCAACGCCGCGGACCTCGGCATCGACCCGGCCCGGATCGTCGTCGCCGGCCAGTCCGCCGGCGGCGAACTCGCCTGGGCCACCGCGCTATGCGACGCCGTCAACGAGGCCACGGACGATCCCGCCGTCAGCCCGCGGCCCGACGCCCTGCTGCTGTATTCGAGCAACTACAACACCATGGAGGTCTGGGCCGACCTGATCATGGACCGGCGCCGCGCGGAAATCTGGTCCGTCTCGCCCTACCACAACCTGAAAGCCGGCCTGCCGCCCGCCCTGGCGTTTCACGGGACCAAGGACTCGCAGGTCCCTTATTTCAGCGTGCAGCTCTTCGCCACCAGGACGCGCGAGCTCGGCAACGCCTTCGAACTGGTGACCTTTGAAGGGCGCGACCACTACCTAGGGGAAGGCCACGCGGAATACGCCCGGTATTTCGATGACGCGATCCTGGAACGGACCGATGCGTTCCTGCGGCAGCTCGGCTTCATGCCCGGGCCCCGCTGA
- a CDS encoding LptF/LptG family permease produces MKLLDRYLLAEWLKMLGLLLAATIGLLLITALSDKLRELIDVGAGAGDILLYFATLMPSYLTLVLPLSMLLSLLFVLGKLHRNNELTAIRAAGLNIFATTRSLWLAGLFFCGVSLLLNSSVVPWSVETSRSLLERFEFRAEAEQKGGDTLGLVSSVAFDNRPQNRMWFINRYSRYSGKSFGVTVSELDPQRREKTRLMAREATYDAGQRAWTFRDGRELWFDPELGELLRSVSFAEKTVPHFREDPALMLLIDRRPQDLSFNELQRITDYFHAEHNPKVLRYEVRYYSVMFSTLGPLIVIAIAVPFAVSGVRVSPAVGVSKSIGLFFVYYLLSSLATILGGKGLVEPVWAAAMPNLAMIGIAAWFFGRMR; encoded by the coding sequence TTGAAACTCCTGGACCGCTACCTCCTCGCCGAATGGCTGAAAATGCTCGGGCTGCTGCTGGCGGCCACGATCGGCCTGCTGCTGATCACGGCGCTGTCGGACAAACTGCGCGAATTGATCGACGTCGGGGCCGGGGCGGGCGACATCCTGCTTTATTTTGCCACCCTCATGCCCAGCTACCTGACGCTGGTGCTGCCGCTCTCGATGCTGTTGTCGCTGCTGTTCGTGCTGGGCAAGCTGCACCGCAACAATGAGCTGACCGCCATCCGCGCCGCCGGGCTCAACATCTTCGCCACCACGCGCTCGCTTTGGCTGGCCGGGCTGTTTTTTTGCGGCGTATCGCTCCTGCTCAATTCCAGCGTCGTGCCCTGGTCGGTGGAGACCTCGCGCAGCCTGCTCGAGCGCTTCGAGTTCCGGGCCGAGGCGGAGCAGAAGGGCGGCGATACCCTCGGGCTCGTCTCCAGCGTGGCGTTCGACAACCGGCCGCAGAACCGCATGTGGTTCATCAACCGCTACAGCCGCTACTCGGGCAAATCCTTCGGCGTGACCGTGTCGGAGCTCGATCCGCAACGCCGCGAGAAGACGCGCCTGATGGCCCGCGAGGCCACCTATGATGCCGGGCAGCGCGCCTGGACCTTTCGCGACGGACGGGAACTGTGGTTCGACCCGGAGCTGGGGGAGCTGCTGCGCTCGGTGTCCTTTGCCGAGAAGACGGTGCCGCACTTCCGGGAAGACCCCGCGCTGATGCTGCTGATCGACCGCCGGCCGCAGGACCTCTCCTTCAACGAGCTCCAGCGCATCACGGATTATTTCCACGCCGAGCACAACCCCAAGGTCCTGCGCTACGAGGTGCGTTACTACAGCGTGATGTTTTCGACGCTGGGGCCGCTCATCGTGATCGCGATCGCGGTGCCCTTCGCGGTTTCGGGGGTGCGCGTGAGTCCGGCGGTCGGGGTGTCGAAGTCGATCGGCCTGTTTTTCGTCTATTACCTGCTCAGCAGCCTCGCCACGATCCTCGGCGGCAAGGGGCTGGTCGAGCCGGTTTGGGCGGCGGCCATGCCCAACCTCGCGATGATCGGGATTGCCGCGTGGTTCTTCGGGCGGATGCGGTAG